The nucleotide window TTCCTCTGATCTCATCCCAATTGAGGGATGTGCCATACATGTTCAAGACTTCATTGGCTTGACcatctattttatttcttatggccCTCAAGAGGATTAGTCCATGAGGAGTGTTATCTGCTCCCCTAATGTGAAGGAGTATTTCTTCCACATTACTAATGAATTCGTGGAGCAATCTTGGATTACCATCAAATTTGGGTAGGTCCTTGATTGCATCTGGAATCCTAAGTGagctaaaaatgtcgatattATTCATGTTGTTACTACTAATTGTCGTTTGAGTCCCTGATATACTTGGAACTTCTGTATTTGaaagcatattaaaatttaatgtactgTCCTCGGATATAACGGGTAGGCTTCTTgacttaaaaatcttaaaactttTAGGATATGGAAAATTTCTAGATTAATTactcatcaaaaataataacttgttTTATGTACGTAGGATTATTTGGTTCCGATTGATTGATCGGAATTTGGAATCAAATAATGcctacacaaaaataatatgtaattaattttttttttttttttttactttttccactttttcacttttccacttcgtccttttcctttttaattttattgattttggcaagaaaatataactattttcttttaaattgtaaagattatatatatatatatatatgtatattttttttttgatatttccaaTCTTCCTTtggaattaatatatttttagttaaaattttcctaattttatttactttcacaatatatttatgtacacacGAGTATGttaacttttcttaattttattaaatttttttttttttttttttttttaattatatttccaaTCTTCCTTtggaattaatatatttttagttaaaattttcctaattttatttactttcacaatatatttatgtacacacGAGTATGTtaacttttcttcaaaatttatttttattttttatttgttttattttatatgtatatgtaattcaATAACCGCTCATTTACTTACAGAGCCCCTATGAGAATGGTGTGCATGAGGGGTGTAGGTCCTTTTTTCCACCGGTTCACTTATGTATCTCCTTGTGGCCTTATACCAATGTTCTCTTGGTATTTGTTTTGCGTCCGATATTCCCTCGGATTTAGAACAGGCGGCCCCTTATGTGGTCCAAGGATTCACAAAGTTTTATTTCGATAGCACTTTTAGACTTTCGACTCGAACCGTTGGCTtttcgactgcgccagttatgtTATTTACGTTGCTCAAACTTTCTTTCGTTCAATAAAACACCTTATTCCTTCGAAGGTTACAccaataatgaattttattcttaaaccaattttacatcaagtcaaacaagtaaaataaatttgatgagtcagtaaaaataaaagtggaTAACAGGAAGTAagcattaattacaatttttgcaagtaagtattaattacaatttttgcaatgttttaaataataaaataaatttaatgatacatatgttcttattattttattggtgtcttatgaagtcaagcaaataaatttgatgagtcagtaaaataaaaacaatagtgAGTGCACAAAAGTTGATAACAGGAAGTAAGTATTATTTAcagttgttgtattgttttaaataataaaataaacttaatgatatgttcttatatttattggtgTCTTCTTGGTTTTGGTGGGGGTTGATGTGACGATATAACtcccgtctgtccgtctgtctgcctgtatatatacgaactagtccctcagtttttaagatatccttttgaaattatttataaattgtgtAGTTATTATTAGaatccattaaaaaaaatattactatattGGTTAGTAAAAAATTCAATGCTGACACAGCACTTATTGTGTTACAGTTCATAGAACACACACAACATTCAAATGGTAATAGTGCAGGTGTCTATTTACTGCTACAATTTCTTTATGAAATCAACGTATCacttactaaataaaaatatttttaggtgcTGCACAAAATCTTATCTCTGCTGTGTGCAATTTctcatttctttgttttcttttcttttggaatGATGTGCTAAGGGAAGTGAACTATGCTCAGATTGCATTGCAAAGTAAAGGTTTATGTGTTGATGAAATAATCATAAAACTAGAAGCACGTCGTCTATTCATTGGAGAGAAACGGTTGCATCTAGCAGGAGAGGCAATAGATTTTGCTGACGACGAATTCTTCGCAAGAAACGCATGCCCGGTGAGTTAGCCGCCGATACTGGACTTACACTTAGAGCGGAACTTCAAAAGGACATGTTAGAATGTATTGACAGATTCAATATTGAACTCGAGACACGAGTAAAGTCCATTAAAGACGTAGCTTCATTGTTTGAGGTTGTGCAGTCAAAGACCTTGCTTTTGGCAAAAACACTCAACAGTTAAAATTTGCTATATCAAAATTTACTAACCTTTACGATGAAGTATCAGTAACAGAACTAATTTTAGAAATACCAAGATTGAGAAGACATGTAAAAGCGGCTAATATTACTGTCTCTAATTGGGTGACGCGGGACTATTTGAAATTCATTGTGGAACGGGATTTTACAGCATCTCTTCCGAATCTAACGGTCGCACTAAAGTTATTTATGACAATATGTGCATCAGTCGCTTCATGTGAGAGAagtttcagcaaattaaaattaattaaaaattacttgcgGTCTACAGTGACTGAAACCAGATTAAACAATCTTGGTATTTTAACGATAGAACATGAAgcaacacaaaatataaattttgaagacgTGATTTCGGAGTTTGCAAGTGTCAAAGCtagaaggaaaaaattttaattttttcacataatatACTAATATTTGTAATGCTCCTGttgtaataaaatgtaaatgattatttttttactttaaaagttttgattgaGTTTTGGGGTGACACCTTCAAAATCCGCCCCGGGTGTCACCTATGCTAGCTATGccactgtatatatttatatattaatagttGTACTCGAGGAAaacgaagtaaattttttagtaacGCCTCAAGAACAAAAgtccaataataataaatataacgataggaaaaactaaaattagttgCCTTATAGATACAGGATACTACAAGCATATCAAAAGAAGGGATGTTTTCGGAAAATTATCCcaaaataacaatgaaatatcctataaaatacaaaactttccACACCATTTCCAAAAGAATTTGGATGCTTTGGCACCATTCAGTGGAAACTATTGAACttttcaaacacaaaattttcaggTATAATAtgccaaaatttcttaaaacctttacaaccaaaaattaattgtgcGGAAAACTacgttgaaattttaaaaaataataaaatttatttcgaagaaTTTAAATATTCCCAATACATAGAGAATGCTTGTAATATGGAGCatactaaacaaaattatttaaaggacaaattcaatttttcccaTTTGAATATAGAAGAGCATCAAGCAACCTTAAGGCTGTTCAATGACTTTGAAGACCTTTTCTTTAAAGAAGGAGATAAGCTATCATGCACCAATGAGGTACAGCATGgaattataacaacaaattgtaagCCTTTATACTccaaaatttatagatatcctCAAATTCATGAAGAAGCAATAAAATGGCAGATTGAAGAAATGCTAcaacagaaaataattaaagaaagcaatTCACCCTacagctataatcgcgtaagcggtgtctacgccagtaaagaagaattcACCCTACAATAGTCCCTTATGGATTGTAGAGAAAAAAGTAGACAATTCCggaaaaagaaatatagaatTGTCATCGActacagaaaattaaacgaatttaccaaagatgaaaaatttccaatttcaaaCTTAAATTCAATCCTAGACAAACTAGGTAGATCACAGTACTTCACCACCCTGGATTTAGCCAAAGGTTTTCACCAAATCTCCGTTAGAGAGGAAGACTGAAGAAAACCGCCTTCTCAACACCATTTGGGCATTACGAATTTATTCGAATGtcatttggattaaaaaatggTCCGTCAACGTTTCAAAGATTGATGAATAGAGTCCTTaacgaaatattaataaaatatgcatcGTATATATGGACGATATTTTAGTATTTAGCATTTGCTTGGAAGagcatttaactaatttaaagcaaatattcgaAGCCCTAAGGCTAGTTAAGTTAAAAATGCAAGTGGGCAATGTGAATTTCTCaagaaaaaactcaatttttgggCCACATTTTAACATTAGAAGGAATTAAGCCAAATCCAGCCGAAGTTAAAATCATTCAAAACCTAAAGATACCTAATAccacaaaaagaataaaatcatttttaggAATGACAGGATTCTATAGGATATTTATTAAGGATTATGCAAAAGGTGCAGATCCTATGAcacaatatctaaaaaaaaggacaaacaataaatatatacaacccACAATTTATTGCagcgtttgaaaaattaaaagatatagTTACAAATTCACCTATATTACGATatcctaattttaataaataatttaggaTTACAACTCATGCTAGTAATTTTGCAATAGCAGCAGTTCTGTCTCAATATGGTCACCCCATTGCATATGCATCATGAACACTAAATAATCATGAAACAAATAATGCTAACATCGAAAAAGAACTCTTAGCGATAGTATGGGCCGTGAAATATTTTAGGCCTTATGGCTTTGGTAGGCAATTTGATTTGGAATGCGACCACCAACCATTGAAATGGCTAATGATAAAATACTCCGGGAAGGAGATAAGTCCAAGACTTCAAAGATGGTTAGTGAATTTGGgcgaatataatttttccatagaATACATTAAagggaaaaaaaattatatagcaGACTTTTTCAGCAGAATAAGAAATGACGAAATTATTTCCCACAGCATGTCAGTTCattcacaagaaaaaaatacagaatttGAAATTCCAATATTAGATACAGTTGTTAACAGGTTTAAaacgcaaataataataataaaggagaAACAAACCGCCGACAAATCTATATTCAATTACAAACGAATTTATATTGAGAGAGATAGTGAAGAAAATGGAATAAGAGACATGATTAGAagggaaatatgtatgtagaggaAAAGTAggtatacgaggtttgacaattaagtaagaAGACTGATTTTAAACCTGTGACCTttaaattccctttctctttttctggCATCCCTCCCcactccattgatatatgtaccatcgctctagcttgtttagttcgcctgctgcgtcaagttgagtagacgtgtgtttgtagtgctcgtcaagaaaatggaaaaacgaaatcaagagcaacgcgtcgcgataaaattttgcgccagattggacgaaacagcttcggaaacgtacgctaaagttgtatgagtgtatggtgatagtgctcttagtcgtgaaaccaaacgccaaagctcacaatggttgtctccgcgcgacCCCcacccgaaaaaagctcgcatgagcaagtcgaaggtgaaaacgatgattattgaattgtttgatagccgtggaatcacaaagaattcgttccaccggggaaaactgtgaatcaggtctactattgccaagtactcgaaggATTACGAAAACGACTCAACAgagcccagacatcgctcgtaactggatccttcatcacgacaacaaGCCGTACCACACCGTGcatgtcccagtatttggcctctaaagggatcaccgtgttgcaacagctgccttattcgcccgacatgtcacccttttgactttttttgtttcctaaaaaaaaatcggtgaTCAAAGAAACCCATTTTGAGCCGATTActgacatccaggcggccgtgacgagggtactcgcgaaCATCCCAGTctaagcgttccagaaatgttacgaagaaAGAAAAACGccctggaatcgctgtatagctgccccaGGGGACTACTTTAAAGGGGATGGCAGaatgtagaataattttcaaatatacggtttttatgaaatcagtctcattacttaattgtcatacctcgtatattcGCATCTTAGCGATCAAGAATAttataaagtacataaaaatattggaGAAGAATTTCCATCTAATCTTAACGTGAAATTTGTCAAATGTTCTTATTTAGCAAAGGACGTTgacaacgaaaaaaattaagaaaacaaattgtatctaTATACAGTGAAACTTCTCTAACTCGAACTTCCGTAGCTCGAAATATTCTCTATATCGAATTTTCTTAAGaacaaaatacgtttttataACATCACTATGTAATTTTTTCCCTATAAGTCGAATTTCTGTTACCCGAATATTTCTAAAACACGAACTAAAATGTCACAGAAACTGCAGCGGTAACCAAGCGTAACTCGAATTTTTCGGGGAAACACCTACCGCAATTTCGGGGAATTACCGAGCTGCGAGTCGGCGACAGATAACgacttgtattttaaatttcttagcaCTTACATAAGATTGTATCAGTTGTTGTTACAACGGTggtgaaaattgtcaatttttgtAGTGATATTGGACTAAAATGACATCAAAACGAAGTGTAAAGTGTTTAACGCTTAAGGAAAAGTTAAAGCTAATTGCCGAGGTAGAAAAGggcgaaaacaaaaagaaaacattgcacAAATATTTGGGATTCCTCCTAATACGTTATcaaccattttgaaaaacaaagacaaaCTCTTAGAACAAAAAGGTGACTATAATTTTAACTCCAAACGAAAAAGGATTACAACTTGCGTCAATAATGATGTTGATCAAGCTATGCTTAAGTGGGTTACTACCGCACGTGAGAAAAATCTTCCTCTCTCGGGAACCTTAATCAGAGGAAAAGCTAAAGAATTTGCGATTGCTTTGGGTTGCGAAAATTTTTCTGCTAGTGTAGGGTAgttagataaatttaaaaaaaggcatAATATCGCACAAATGTCGATTTGTGGAGAAAGTGCTTCAGCCGATTTACAGTCTagtgaagattggaaaaaaaaacgtttatccAGATTTAATCACACAATGCCACGAAAACGATATTTTTAATGCAGATGAAAcgggcatttttttttaatgtttaccCAATAAAACATTAGCCTTTAAAGGTCAAAAATGCTTTGGTGGCAAAAACAGCAAGGAGAGAATTACCGTTATGGTTGCAAGCAATATGAGTGGttcagaaaagttgaaattgctAGTTATCGGAAGTCAAAAAACCCACGTTGTTTTAAGGGTATAAAATCACTTGATGTGGACTATGAGTACAACAAAAAAGCGTGGATGACAAGTGAAATTTATGATAAGTGGCTCAAAAGTCTAGATAAAGTCTTTGTTGCCCAAAATAGGAAAATACTACTGTTCGTTGACAATTGTCCGGCACATCCTAAAAATGTACAAGCaaacttaaaaaacattaaactgcAATATTTTCCTCCTAATTTGACGTCTGTTCTACAACCAATGGACCAAGGGATTATTCAAAATCTCAAGCAACATTATAGAAAACGAATTGTGATGAAAGTTTTGGCCCATATGGAAGAACCAACTCCTACGACTGTGTCCTTACTTGATGCAATCAGGGATCTAAACAAAACCTGGAATTTGGGTGTAAAACCACAAACAATCAGCAATTGTTTTAGAAAGGCTGGTTTTGCTAAAGGTGAGTTAATGCAGAATGCTACTACGGATGACTGGGATGAAGAAGACAATCTTCCATTGTCTGAATTGAAACAAATTTGGACCACATATCGAACGGCAATGGGAACCGATAATGTGTCTTTTGATGATTACGTCGATACTGACCATGGTGTGCAAACAATGGGATTCCCAACAGATGAAGACATTTTAGATAGCGTCATGGAAAATCTAGTTCCTTCTGGAAAAGGTAAGTctaaagtaaaatttgtaaattgtagcATTGTTCAACACAAATAATCTATTGTTTCAGACTAAGAGGAGGAAGTCTCTAGTGAAAGCGAGGTTGTAACAACAACTGAAACTATACCCACATTTAATCAATCGTATTCTGCTATCCAGACCCTAAGAAATTTTACTTCGTCAAAAGAAAATGTTCCCATGCGTCAATAAATGTAGTGGAACATTTTATAGAGAAAGAGAAATGGTccgtatttaaacaaaaaaaaaattaccaattttttccaataagaatttatatacatttatatatatactacatatgtattacaaactgtctttttaaataaacatgtacatacatacatatgtaaataaatttgaactCAACTTAGTGTATTTTCCTTAATTCGAATTTTCCGTAACTCGAACTCTACTTTCTGTCCCTTGGACATTCGAGTTAGGGAAGTTCCactgtatataaaattaagtggcaaaacttcctgttcgcatactcctcctagacggcttgcccgatttcaatgaaattttcaggggtgattggggtctgtttggagggtgcacataagaaatttaatgtgtgtatcattgcgcgttttgcaaaaaaaaaaataaaataaaatgatacatcccgcctatacaaattctcatgaaataatgttttgccgcaagattggtagtcctgtcaaatgccttttaattcctttctaataaacagaaacaactggcggatgtttacaactaataaaaaacattgacatcgcatgttgatcgtatttgcctttttgttctttttattgacatattttaaaattgtgtgtatttttctctgatttcaacgtgattaacattctgcaagtgagtattgttgttgtttcgtatgtgatgccatgcggttcgattgtcgcttgaaaatgcgcggtgtgtgtaaaaaaaagtgtttcaacattgtgtgttttttccagatttagttccatcgatttgctacatttattcgaaccgattttgtgtgcaacacacacaaagcaagtgagtattgttattgtttcgttagtgcttccatgcggtttgcaaatacactgttggtgggtcttattgcatatgcgtgtgtagtttaagatgtagttttaggttaatttttacatttttatttatgtacttcaaatatgcatactctagaaaatgcctcgactgcgccaacgtaatacggttggcaggcatacgagtgattcacgtcgaatgtcaatATTAAGAAGAAATCACAGCGAAGAGCAACGCGCTCAAGTGAATGCCCGAGGTAGAGCGGTGTACAGAGAGCGGCGTGCACAGATTAGAGCTGAATTCGCCGACAATCAACGGCCAAATTACCGTCAAGGCCGAGTTCCTGTCCGCCTTCGCGATCAAATGGAACATGTTGGCTTTCACTACGATCCTGACTGCGACTACAGCCTGCATGGTGCCATCGGAGCAATGGATATTATTTATACGCTTTTCAATGCAGCGAAATTTCGAGGAGAAACAGCTGGCATGTGCTGCTCCAGTTGCAAAGTGAAACTGCCTGCATTGGAACCGGCACCAGAACCATTACATTCCTTGCTCACTGGAGAATCGCCGACGTCTAAGCATTTCTTGCAGAACATACAAGCGtacaattcatgctttcaaatgacttcttttggtGCCACAAAGATCATTAGAGATCCATTTATGCCGACGTTCAAGGTGATTACTTTGCatggaatttccagtgaaacatttgacatttttattctgcAGATTCAGGGACAAATGTACCATCGAGCAGGCTTGCTCATACCATTTGCCGATGCCGactatcaatttttgcaaatatatttcatcggtAATGAAACTGACCAACTAAATCAACAATGTAAAATTGCGACCGGCACAAGGCGAGAAATCGTACTAAATTTGCAAAGATTTCTCAATGAGCACAAtgaattgattcgattgttcaaaatcgcattggaccgcatgccgtctgataaccatcgaatcgtcatcagagcagacaaaatgccgatggggcagcatgccagacgattcaacccaccaacaatcgatgaggtggcaatcgtcattgttggcgaacagtttgaatcgcgagatattgtactgcaccgtagaaacgaacaacttcagcgtgtttccgagctacaccgtagttATGATGCATTACAATATCCGATATTATTGtggagaggtgatgacggctatcacatcaatatgcgaTTGATGAATCCAACTACTGgtaaaaaaagtacaatttctgagaagaaatgctacttacgattcaatattttgtgtattgttcatttataggcCAAGAAACACCGAAAAAACTCAGTGCGATGAACTTCTATTCGTACAGAATAATGATTCGTCCGCAAGAAGATaactacatcctgaaatgtcgcaagcttttccatcggtatttggttgacatgtatgcgaagatcgagaccgaacgtgtcaactttattcgattcaaccaagcgaaattgcgttctgaagagtacatccatttgagagacgccgtaatgaatgatgcaaatgtgaatagcattggacgtctgacaatattgccagccacatacatcggcagtccgcgccatatgcacgagtatgcgcaagatgcgatgtcgtatgtgcgccattacggcagaccggatctgttcataacgttcacgtgcaatcccaagtggaatgacatcaaatgccatttgttccccggtcaatcttgacagcacgtgtattcagggaaaagcaaaaagcaatgatggatttaattgtgaaactttgtgtttttggagaagttcgatgctggatgtactcgatcgaatggcagaaaagaggattaccgcatgcacacatcttgatttgcttagttcgcaaaatacgaccagatcagattgacaaagtcatctcagcggaaattccagatgaagcaatcgacccacaattgttcgacgttgtaacaaaaaacatgatccacggcccttgaggcgctattaatccaacgtcaccatgcatgattgacaataagtgttcaaagcgctatcctagagctttagttgatgatacaatcactggaaatgacggatatcaattatatcggcgtcgatccgctgaagatggtggtaattcaacggtcataaaagttcgggatcaagacgttgatgttgataatcgttgggtcgtgccgtattcaccatagttgtcaaaaattttcgaagcgcacatcaatgtagaatattgcaactctgtcaaatcgattaaatacatctgcaaatacgtaaataagggCAGTGATATGGCAGTTTTCGGAGTGGCTGATTATCAGACAATcgatgaaattcagcaataccaaatgggccgttatataagcagcaacgaagcggtatggcgcattttatcgttTCCAATACACGACTggcatcccgttgttcttcatttggcagttcatctcgaaaatggtcaacgcgtttatttcactgcagacaatatacaacagagcgcagcacgaccaccgcggacaacacttactacctttttcgagttgtgtgaaaccgatgaatttgcatttgcatttcaacgacgaaagcaaggggagcgtgttgacggttatccaaatgtccgtaaaaccgatgcataggacgcatttacaccatccatccgaacaacgccgaatgtttctatttgcgtctgctattagtcaacgtgcgcggaccaagatcatttgatgatttaaAAACTGTTGACGGTCAGTTGTGTGTGACGTATCGTCaagcatgtcagcgattgcatttgttagaagatgatatgcattgggacaccgcacttcatgacgcatcactcacatctcatccaaaacTAATACGCGTATTATTCGcaataataatatctacatgccttccgtcaaatccgcaagaactgtggaataagtacaaaggctgcatgaccgaggacttat belongs to Bactrocera dorsalis isolate Fly_Bdor chromosome 1, ASM2337382v1, whole genome shotgun sequence and includes:
- the LOC125780361 gene encoding uncharacterized protein LOC125780361; translated protein: MPRLRQRNTVGRHTSDSRRMSILRRNHSEEQRAQVNARGRAVYRERRAQIRAEFADNQRPNYRQGRVPVRLRDQMEHVGFHYDPDCDYSLHGAIGAMDIIYTLFNAAKFRGETAGMCCSSCKVKLPALEPAPEPLHSLLTGESPTSKHFLQNIQAYNSCFQMTSFGATKIIRDPFMPTFKVITLHGISSETFDIFILQIQGQMYHRAGLLIPFADADYQFLQIYFIGNETDQLNQQCKIATGTRREIVLNLQRFLNEHNELIRLFKIALDRMPSDNHRIVIRADKMPMGQHARRFNPPTIDEVAIVIVGEQFESRDIVLHRRNEQLQRVSELHRSYDALQYPILLWRGDDGYHINMRLMNPTTGQETPKKLSAMNFYSYRIMIRPQEDNYILKCRKLFHRYLVDMYAKIETERVNFIRFNQAKLRSEEYIHLRDAVMNDANVNSIGRLTILPATYIGSPRHMHEYAQDAMSYVRHYGRPDLFITFTCNPKWNDIKCHLFPGQS